The following nucleotide sequence is from Halapricum desulfuricans.
GGACTCGATCTCGTTGCGCTCCTGGGGCGGGCGATCGAGCAGCCCCGGCGTATCGACGAGCTGATACCGGATGTGATCGTCCTCGACGTGACCGACGTGGATCTCCGTGGTCGTGAACGGATAGGAGTTGATCTCGTTTGAGGCGCGGGTGACGCTGTTGACGAACGAGGACTTGCCGACGTTGGGATAGCCGGCGACGACGATCGTCGGCTCGTCCGGGCGGATGTCGGGCAGGTCCCGCAGCGCCTCGCGGGCGGCCGCGATCGCCAGCAGCGAGTCCTCGACCTGCTCGACGACGTCAGCCAGCCGGGCGAAGGCCTGCTTGCGGAGCTTGCGGGCGTGATCGACGTCGCTCGCGTTGCGGAGCTTCGTGTGGTACTCCCCGCGGATGTCGGCGGCCTTCCGGGAGGCCCAGGTGACCTCCGAAAGGTGCTGGCGCAGGGCGTCGACGCCGCGCTGATCTTCGCTGCCGATGGCGGTTTCGCCGGCGAGCACGGCGTCGGCGAGATCGCGGTAGAACGGATCCAGGTC
It contains:
- a CDS encoding NOG1 family protein, with product MSQPFENLPTTPRSSELIDKAFSRAARAGRAKDGFEAQSSMLQTAANICSDNLENVVTEWPDFDDLDPFYRDLADAVLAGETAIGSEDQRGVDALRQHLSEVTWASRKAADIRGEYHTKLRNASDVDHARKLRKQAFARLADVVEQVEDSLLAIAAAREALRDLPDIRPDEPTIVVAGYPNVGKSSFVNSVTRASNEINSYPFTTTEIHVGHVEDDHIRYQLVDTPGLLDRPPQERNEIESQAVSALEHLADAVLVLVDASGECGYPIEVQLELRDALREQFDDVSVLTVANKADRSRDVEADHYMSVTEDENVEAVLAAAIDAVDYEPELPFEE